DNA sequence from the Candidatus Cloacimonadota bacterium genome:
GGAGCCAATTATATAGAAGCTAATGAGTCATTAAGTAAAAAAGATTTTGTCTTTAGGATAAAAATTTGTAGAAAAGAAGCAAAAGAGAGTGCATATTTTTTAAGGCTAATAAAAGAAACCAATCCAAAAGAACTTGAGAATGAAGCATTAGCTCTTTACAATGAAGCGATAGAGTTAAAGAAAATTTTTTCATCAATTATAGGAAAATCAAAATAATTGTTTTTTTATTAGAATTTTAGTGATTGATATTTATTTGTTATTTGGTGTTTGCTATTTGGTATTTAATTTATCAGTAAATTTTGATGTTCTACAAAATATTTGCCAAAAAACAAAGATTTTATTTGTAATACTATAAAATTATACAAGAGGATAAGATGTTAATTGATATAATAAAAGCAAAAATTCGTGAAAGTATTAAATCACAGAATTTGAAACCACCTTCAAAATCAAAGATTAATGTTGAATATCCCAAATACAAAAAATTTGGTGATTATGCGACAAATATTGCTTTAAGTTTATCTAAAAGATGCAAAGAGGAACCGATGGCATTGGCTAAGAAGTTAGCCACATTTTTAAACTCAGACCCGTTATTCAAAGAGGTTTATGCTGAAAAGCCTGGTTTTATAAATTTCCGTATCTCACATAAATTTTTAAGGCAAAGCCTTAAAGATATAATTCAGCAAAAAGAGAAATTTGGTTCAACCCGACAAAAGAGAAAGAAAAAAGTTCTTCTTGAATTTGTAAGTGCGAATCCAACAGGACCTCTTAATGTTGTGAATGCACGTGCTGGTGCATTGGGCGATTCACTTGCAAATATATTTTCCTTTCTGGGTTATTATGTTGAAAAGGAGTATTATATAAATGATACGGGTAATCAAGTTGAACTGTTGGTTGAATCCATTGAATGTGAACTCAACAAATTAGACAATATTGAGGTTGAAGAATTAGAAGATGGGTATAAAGGTGAGTATATAGTTAATATTGCAAAAAATATTTTAGAGAGGGAAGGAACTATTTTTTTTAATTTACCCAAAAAAGAAAGATATGATAAGATTGAAAAATATGCTGTTAGTAGTATATTGGCAAACCAGAAGAAAACTCTTGAATCTTTTAAAGTGTATTTTGATAATTGGATATCTGAAAGCGAATTAAGACAAAAGGGATGTGTTGAAGATATCCTAACTTATCTTTCTGAAACAGGAAATATCTTTGATAAAGATGGTGCTGTATGGCTTTGTAGTAGTAAATTTGGTGATGTAAAAGATCGCGTTATAATGCGAACCGATGGCACAGTTACATATCTTGTGCCTGACCTTGCATATCATATTACAAAGTATAAACGAGGATTTGATAAGATAATTGATATATTAGGACCCGACCACCATGGCCATATTTCAAAACTAA
Encoded proteins:
- a CDS encoding four helix bundle protein — translated: MTQKSNLPCEITDKKSGKEMNKQNISQGEKHIYDLEERTYKFSKRVRIFVKKLPRTIANIEDGKQLIKASGSVGANYIEANESLSKKDFVFRIKICRKEAKESAYFLRLIKETNPKELENEALALYNEAIELKKIFSSIIGKSK
- the argS gene encoding arginine--tRNA ligase, which gives rise to MLIDIIKAKIRESIKSQNLKPPSKSKINVEYPKYKKFGDYATNIALSLSKRCKEEPMALAKKLATFLNSDPLFKEVYAEKPGFINFRISHKFLRQSLKDIIQQKEKFGSTRQKRKKKVLLEFVSANPTGPLNVVNARAGALGDSLANIFSFLGYYVEKEYYINDTGNQVELLVESIECELNKLDNIEVEELEDGYKGEYIVNIAKNILEREGTIFFNLPKKERYDKIEKYAVSSILANQKKTLESFKVYFDNWISESELRQKGCVEDILTYLSETGNIFDKDGAVWLCSSKFGDVKDRVIMRTDGTVTYLVPDLAYHITKYKRGFDKIIDILGPDHHGHISKLKAGITILGYKASTLSFILLQQVNLLIDNKKIKMSKREGNIITLRQLISKVGTDAARFFFLMRKFNTPLDFDIELAKKKSSENPVFYVQYAHARICSIESVSRAKRIQMSRFNQEYLKRLNHDIELDIIRHLIKFPELIVHIGATYDINLLTTYLIELASLFHSFYQKFRVINTRYRELTLARLYLCKATKIVLENGLNLLGISAPPKM